Proteins from one Thermococcus sp. M36 genomic window:
- a CDS encoding PIN domain-containing protein, which translates to MGSNHAQRNNWYYVDTSFLISLCDPKDQYHERSREFLNNPVSSHNVVFFIGWPTLWETTNELIKKHGKRVAKTFFERILELGLKFPKNFVLLLNPLQVEALISRKDDLKDKREIFNFLENKTDPDYLIALSVSLFEFEFLATKIETKRSITQKYGNSGRNIVFSNEFDLFDAWVTYFMIKMGIDKILTFDTDFRDRLGFEIYPLKDLQSKKTKVRRGTITEENINNGLSFLQNFLENSTALL; encoded by the coding sequence ATGGGATCTAATCACGCCCAGAGGAATAATTGGTATTACGTGGACACGAGTTTTCTAATTTCCCTCTGTGATCCAAAAGATCAGTATCATGAAAGATCCAGGGAGTTTCTTAATAATCCTGTCTCTTCCCATAATGTTGTCTTTTTTATTGGCTGGCCGACCCTTTGGGAAACGACAAATGAACTAATAAAGAAACACGGAAAGAGAGTCGCAAAAACTTTTTTTGAGAGGATACTGGAGCTAGGTCTAAAGTTTCCAAAAAATTTTGTACTGTTGCTTAACCCACTGCAGGTAGAGGCCCTCATCAGTAGAAAAGATGACCTAAAAGATAAGCGGGAGATATTTAATTTTCTGGAGAACAAAACAGATCCGGATTACTTAATAGCTCTGAGTGTTTCCCTTTTTGAGTTTGAATTCCTGGCAACTAAAATAGAAACTAAAAGAAGTATAACTCAAAAATACGGAAACAGTGGCAGGAACATTGTATTTAGCAATGAATTTGATCTTTTTGATGCGTGGGTTACATATTTCATGATCAAAATGGGAATAGATAAGATACTTACGTTTGATACGGACTTTAGAGACAGGCTGGGCTTTGAGATTTATCCCCTCAAAGATCTCCAATCAAAAAAGACCAAAGTTCGCAGGGGTACCATAACCGAGGAAAACATTAATAATGGTCTGTCATTTTTGCAAAATTTTTTGGAGAACTCCACTGCCCTTTTATAG
- a CDS encoding DUF2283 domain-containing protein — MKVRYDPKADILYILIREGPVADTDEVDEDVWFEYDEEGNVVGIEIWNAGENVIRKSLLEIERYTKALNRKMEA, encoded by the coding sequence ATGAAGGTTAGGTATGACCCAAAGGCTGATATCCTCTATATTCTGATCAGAGAGGGCCCGGTGGCAGACACCGACGAAGTTGACGAAGACGTGTGGTTCGAGTACGATGAGGAAGGAAACGTCGTCGGGATCGAAATATGGAACGCTGGGGAGAATGTTATCAGAAAAAGTCTCCTGGAAATAGAGCGCTATACGAAGGCGTTGAATAGAAAAATGGAAGCCTAA
- a CDS encoding type II toxin-antitoxin system ParD family antitoxin: MAGTVDYPVSVRLPGYVIKKIDELVKKKEFRSRSDFIKFAVTLALGQMMMEEAKELAKELTLRDIRAETEAARRMLAAGDFEDEWPEVKDVLEEVDGEYRRLTGARR; the protein is encoded by the coding sequence ATGGCGGGGACGGTAGATTACCCAGTTTCCGTGAGGTTACCAGGGTACGTTATCAAGAAAATAGACGAGCTGGTGAAAAAGAAGGAGTTCAGGAGCCGTTCGGACTTCATCAAGTTCGCCGTTACGCTGGCGCTTGGACAGATGATGATGGAAGAAGCCAAGGAACTTGCCAAAGAGCTAACGCTCCGGGATATTCGGGCGGAGACCGAGGCGGCCCGGAGAATGTTGGCCGCTGGAGACTTTGAGGACGAGTGGCCTGAAGTCAAGGACGTCCTCGAGGAAGTTGATGGGGAGTACAGGAGACTCACGGGTGCCAGGAGATGA
- a CDS encoding RNA-guided endonuclease TnpB family protein has translation MPSETIKLTAKFKLKEAPEGLDELFKTYREIVNFLISYAFENNVTSFYRLKKETYKSLRKEYSSLPSHYLYTGCQMATAIFKSFRKRRWNGKAKGKPVFKKEVIMLDDHLFKLGLDAGVVKLSTPSGRIQLEFYPAKYHERFKSWKAGQAWLIRTPKGVFLNVVFSKEVVVGEPKAFVGVDLNENNVTLSLPNGEFVQIITHEREVRTGYYVKRRKIQKKLRAGKKRKELLEKYGQRERNRLNDLYHKLANKIVELAEKYGGIALEDLTEIRDSIRYSAEMNGRLHRWSFRKLQSIIEYKAKLKGVRVVFVNPAFTSSLCPVCGGELSPNGHRVLKCPKCGFEADRDVVGSWNISLRALEMWGVSVPPESLTMKTGVGKVSRNDVYELYSNHG, from the coding sequence ATGCCCTCAGAGACGATTAAACTCACAGCAAAATTCAAGCTGAAGGAAGCTCCCGAAGGGTTAGACGAGCTTTTCAAAACTTATCGGGAGATTGTGAACTTTCTAATTTCATACGCTTTTGAGAACAACGTTACGAGCTTTTACCGGCTGAAGAAGGAGACTTACAAGAGCCTTCGCAAGGAATATTCGAGCCTGCCGAGTCATTACCTTTACACGGGCTGTCAGATGGCGACGGCGATATTCAAGAGCTTCAGGAAGCGGAGGTGGAACGGGAAGGCTAAGGGCAAGCCCGTTTTTAAGAAGGAAGTCATTATGCTTGATGACCACTTGTTCAAACTCGGCCTTGATGCTGGAGTGGTTAAGCTCTCCACTCCGAGCGGGAGGATTCAGTTGGAATTTTATCCTGCCAAGTATCACGAGCGGTTTAAGAGCTGGAAGGCCGGACAGGCTTGGCTGATTAGAACGCCAAAAGGCGTTTTTCTCAACGTTGTATTCTCTAAGGAAGTTGTGGTTGGGGAGCCTAAGGCCTTTGTCGGTGTGGATTTAAACGAGAACAATGTTACGCTCTCGCTCCCAAATGGGGAGTTTGTGCAGATAATCACTCACGAGCGGGAGGTTAGGACTGGTTATTACGTGAAGAGGCGGAAGATTCAGAAAAAGCTGAGGGCCGGAAAGAAGAGGAAGGAACTTCTCGAAAAGTACGGGCAACGAGAAAGGAACAGGCTCAACGATTTGTATCACAAGCTGGCCAATAAAATCGTTGAGCTGGCTGAGAAGTATGGCGGAATTGCTCTCGAAGATTTGACTGAAATCAGGGATTCGATTAGGTATTCGGCTGAAATGAACGGTCGTCTCCACAGGTGGAGTTTTAGGAAGCTCCAGTCAATCATCGAATACAAGGCTAAATTGAAGGGTGTTAGGGTTGTTTTCGTTAATCCCGCTTTCACTTCCTCCCTGTGCCCGGTATGTGGGGGTGAACTAAGCCCGAATGGGCACAGGGTCTTGAAGTGTCCCAAGTGTGGGTTTGAGGCCGACCGTGATGTGGTTGGGAGCTGGAATATCTCGCTTAGAGCCCTGGAGATGTGGGGAGTTTCCGTTCCCCCCGAAAGCCTCACGATGAAGACGGGAGTGGGGAAGGTTAGCCGTAACGATGTTTACGAACTTTACTCAAATCACGGCTAA
- a CDS encoding elongation factor 1-beta — protein sequence MADYNLVGVIKVMPTDPEVNLDELEEKLKAVIPEKFGLAKVEREPIAFGLVALKFYVLGKDAEGYSYDEVTELFRQVENVESAEVETVSRI from the coding sequence ATGGCTGACTACAACCTCGTTGGTGTTATAAAGGTCATGCCGACCGACCCGGAGGTTAACCTCGACGAGCTTGAGGAGAAGCTGAAAGCTGTTATCCCCGAGAAGTTCGGCCTCGCCAAGGTCGAGCGCGAGCCTATAGCTTTTGGTCTCGTCGCCCTCAAGTTCTACGTCCTTGGAAAGGACGCCGAGGGATACTCCTACGACGAGGTCACCGAGCTCTTCAGGCAGGTCGAGAACGTCGAGAGCGCGGAAGTTGAGACCGTTTCGAGGATCTGA
- a CDS encoding IS607 family transposase, whose protein sequence is MRLYRTGKASQLLGISKPTLLRKIKAGEIKAYKVGREYRIPESEIKRLLEGKTLDKVVIYARVSSRDQKEDLERQVEYLKNYCSSKGYQVAKILTDISSGLNENRRGLKQLFKLIESGEVGKVIITYRDRLTRFGFKYLEQYFNSHSVEIEVIFDDEDKTPEKELVEDLLAIVTSLAGKLYGMRSHKKKRLIEAVKNALRDD, encoded by the coding sequence ATGAGGCTTTATCGGACTGGAAAAGCCTCACAACTCTTGGGCATCAGCAAGCCAACGCTCCTCAGAAAAATCAAAGCCGGCGAGATTAAAGCATACAAAGTCGGCAGAGAATACCGCATTCCAGAAAGCGAAATCAAAAGACTCCTCGAAGGCAAAACCCTAGACAAAGTCGTTATTTACGCCAGAGTCTCAAGCAGAGACCAGAAGGAAGACCTTGAGAGGCAGGTGGAATACCTCAAGAACTACTGCTCCTCCAAAGGTTATCAAGTGGCCAAAATCCTCACCGACATCTCCTCAGGCCTCAACGAGAACCGGAGAGGCTTAAAACAGCTCTTCAAACTCATCGAGAGTGGAGAAGTTGGGAAAGTCATCATAACTTACAGGGACAGGCTTACACGCTTCGGCTTCAAGTACCTCGAACAATACTTCAACTCGCACAGCGTTGAAATCGAAGTAATCTTCGATGACGAGGATAAAACACCAGAAAAAGAACTGGTCGAAGACCTTTTGGCTATCGTAACTTCCCTCGCTGGAAAGCTTTACGGCATGCGTTCTCACAAGAAAAAACGTCTCATTGAGGCGGTAAAGAATGCCCTCAGAGACGATTAA
- a CDS encoding zinc finger domain-containing protein, with protein sequence MEAKFEIPVCTSCGKEITPREHATHFVCPNCGEEIIWRCESCRVLSVPYKCPKCGWEGP encoded by the coding sequence GTGGAAGCCAAGTTCGAGATACCCGTATGCACATCATGCGGAAAGGAGATAACCCCCAGGGAGCACGCCACTCACTTCGTCTGCCCGAACTGTGGCGAGGAGATCATCTGGCGCTGTGAAAGCTGCAGGGTCCTCTCAGTCCCCTACAAGTGCCCCAAGTGCGGCTGGGAGGGGCCGTGA
- a CDS encoding RNA-guided endonuclease TnpB family protein, translated as MKRSVTIKLQPSKEQEKILFKLADTGAKVWNRVNYLRRQEFFEGKPVDFNRTEKIVYEEFKKEIGSATVQQVCRKNAESWRSFFSLLRSWRNGELPEWLKPKPPNYLKDDGKRRQLIILRNDQYKIEGNKLILKGLGKFKRLEVQFKGRIHLKGKQGRLEITYDPVRRKWYAHISYTVEERLIGDEWVKIPRQPLGNLSAGIDLGVNNLMAVYLENGESFLVNGRPLKSIDFYYQKKIADYQSKINKSGAKKGRKLSRMHQKAKLQARHYINTAVRQTVEKLYQLGVSGIVVGYPKGISRNSDKGRRQNFLLSHVWRFNYVIKRLKEVAEEYGILVEVVDEAFTSKTCPVCGKPHEGARFVRGLFKCPATGIVFNADLVGAFNILKKVVRTITPNLGGLYAQGRGNWPKARPEGSKTRFLAGLNEAPQTSPSMARG; from the coding sequence ATGAAACGCTCAGTAACAATCAAACTCCAGCCGAGCAAGGAGCAAGAGAAAATCCTCTTCAAGTTAGCCGATACTGGAGCTAAAGTCTGGAATCGAGTGAACTACCTTCGCAGGCAAGAATTCTTTGAGGGTAAACCAGTGGACTTCAACAGGACTGAAAAGATTGTTTATGAAGAGTTTAAGAAGGAAATTGGCTCCGCAACAGTCCAGCAAGTTTGCAGGAAGAACGCTGAAAGCTGGAGGAGCTTCTTCTCACTTTTGAGAAGCTGGAGGAACGGTGAACTCCCCGAATGGCTCAAACCGAAACCACCAAACTACTTGAAGGACGATGGGAAAAGGAGGCAATTAATCATCCTCAGGAACGACCAGTATAAGATTGAGGGTAACAAGTTAATCCTCAAGGGCCTCGGAAAGTTCAAACGTCTTGAAGTCCAGTTTAAAGGCAGGATACACTTGAAGGGAAAGCAGGGTCGCTTAGAAATAACTTACGACCCAGTAAGGCGGAAATGGTATGCTCACATTTCATACACGGTGGAAGAGAGACTAATTGGAGATGAGTGGGTGAAAATTCCGAGACAACCCTTGGGAAACCTCTCAGCAGGCATTGACTTGGGAGTGAACAACCTGATGGCTGTCTATCTTGAAAACGGAGAGAGCTTCTTAGTCAATGGAAGACCGCTAAAAAGCATTGATTTTTACTATCAGAAGAAAATAGCGGACTACCAGTCAAAAATCAACAAGAGCGGAGCTAAGAAGGGTAGAAAGCTCTCCAGAATGCACCAGAAAGCCAAACTCCAGGCGAGGCACTACATCAACACGGCGGTAAGGCAAACAGTTGAAAAACTGTATCAGTTGGGAGTTTCGGGAATAGTTGTTGGTTATCCGAAGGGCATTAGCAGGAACTCTGATAAGGGTAGAAGGCAGAATTTTCTCCTCTCTCACGTTTGGCGGTTTAATTATGTCATTAAACGCTTAAAGGAAGTGGCTGAAGAGTATGGTATTCTGGTTGAGGTTGTTGATGAGGCTTTCACTTCAAAAACCTGCCCCGTCTGCGGGAAGCCCCACGAAGGGGCGAGATTTGTTCGGGGGTTGTTTAAGTGTCCCGCAACGGGGATTGTCTTCAATGCCGACCTTGTTGGAGCTTTTAACATTTTGAAGAAAGTTGTGAGAACGATAACCCCGAACTTGGGTGGCTTGTATGCTCAAGGGAGGGGTAATTGGCCGAAGGCCCGGCCGGAGGGGTCGAAGACCCGCTTTTTAGCGGGTTTGAATGAGGCCCCTCAAACCTCCCCGTCAATGGCGAGGGGTTAA
- a CDS encoding putative toxin-antitoxin system toxin component, PIN family: MKVVMDTNVVLAAMIKPSGLAALLIKALDGDFLMNYTSEEALHELSLKIGLLAEKGRLSSEWKRILARYLRGSITVLPSREFNISRDPEDNKWLEIAYEGKVEYILTWDDDLIALRDENKVVCLEDHALKILRPLEFYHEVLKQLC; this comes from the coding sequence ATGAAGGTGGTCATGGATACCAACGTTGTCCTGGCGGCCATGATTAAGCCAAGCGGACTGGCGGCACTTCTCATCAAAGCCCTAGACGGGGATTTTCTTATGAATTATACAAGCGAAGAAGCGCTCCATGAGCTCAGCTTAAAGATTGGCCTCTTGGCTGAGAAGGGGAGGCTCTCCAGTGAATGGAAGCGGATTCTGGCCAGGTATTTGAGGGGCTCCATAACAGTCTTGCCTTCGAGGGAGTTTAACATATCCAGGGATCCCGAGGATAATAAATGGCTGGAAATTGCCTACGAAGGAAAAGTTGAGTACATCTTAACCTGGGACGATGATTTGATAGCTTTGAGGGACGAGAACAAGGTTGTGTGCTTGGAGGACCATGCCCTTAAAATCCTCCGACCTCTTGAGTTCTATCACGAGGTTCTGAAACAACTCTGTTAG